The following are encoded together in the Vigna unguiculata cultivar IT97K-499-35 chromosome 2, ASM411807v1, whole genome shotgun sequence genome:
- the LOC114174301 gene encoding SUPPRESSOR OF GAMMA RESPONSE 1 translates to MAGPSWLVDKSRIATKIKCASGTCDPGKIIWSSNPTKPCPNCQHDIDNSDVAQEWPGLPKGVKFDPSDQEIIWHLLAKVGVEGSIPHPFIDEFITSLEEDDGICYTHPKNLPGIKKDGSASFFFHRAIKAYNTGNRKRRKIASQDFGDARWHKTGKTKPVVLDGARKGWKKIMVLYENNIGGGKVEKTNWVMHEYHLGAKEDENDGEYIFSKVFYQQQVKLGDKDDQDVTEATESTEATIVKVVPNTPKLVTLDPPSSKRHCADLDHVQETHNSLQLSEMDCLHEIEDDCQELATESQSDEGVENKESNAEEGQKWWDSESQNMLSSQQLVEALTLCDDILYSQSPSRDGKHEDHNGQPGLGVYADLGPECLKKDIEECQRLVLDPSNIVNDNPAEIRLSQLEFSSQDSFISWGYKAVN, encoded by the exons ATGGCTGG ACCGTCATGGTTGGTTGACAAAAGTAGAATTGCGACCAAAATAAAATGTGCATCAGGAACGTGTGATCCTGGAAAGATTATATGGAGCAGCAATCCTACAAAGCCTTGCCCAAATTGTCAACATGATATTGACAACAGTGAT GTAGCACAAGAGTGGCCTGGCTTACCAAAAGGTGTCAAATTTGATCCATCTGATCAGGAGATAATCTGGCACTTGCTTGCAAAAGTGGGGGTAGAAGGTTCCATACCTCATCCTTTCATTGATGAATTTATTACTAGTCTTGAAGAAGATGATGGGATTTGCTATACTCATCCTAAAAATTTACCTG GTATTAAGAAAGATGGAAGTGCTTCCTTCTTTTTTCATAGAGCAATCAAGGCTTATAACACTGGCAACCGAAAGCGTCGAAAGATAGCAAGTCAAGATTTTGGTGATGCCCGCTGGCACAAGACTGGAAAGACTAAACCAGTTGTCTTGGATGGGGCTCGAAAAGGCTGGAAAAAGATTATGGTTctgtatgaaaataatatagGAGGAGGAAAAGTTGAAAAAACTAATTGGGTTATGCATGAATATCACCTAGGagcaaaagaagatgaaaatgatgggGAGTACATTTTCTCTAAAGTGTTTTACCAGCAACAAGTGAAATTAGGTGATAAAGATGACCAAGATGTTACTGAAGCAACTGAATCAACAGAAGCAACAATTGTGAAGGTGGTTCCAAACACTCCCAAATTGGTGACACTTGATCCTCCTAGCAGCAAAAGGCATTGTGCAGATCTGGACCATGTACAAGAAACACATAACAGTCTACAG CTGTCTGAGATGGATTGCTTACATGAAATTGAAGATGATTGCCAAGAACTTGCAACTGAATCTCAAAGTGATGAAGGGgtggaaaataaagaaagtaatgCTGAGGAAGGCCAGAAATGGTGGGACAGCGAGTCACAGAATATGTTGAGTTCGCAACAACTGGTTGAAGCTCTGACTTTGTGTGACGATATCCTCTACAGCCAGTCTCCCAGTAGAGATGGAAAACATGAAGATCATAATGGCCAGCCTGGTCTTGGTGTTTATGCTGATCTAGGACCAGAATGTCTGAAGAAGGATATTGAAGAGTGTCAACGTCTTGTCCTTGATCCTTCAAATATAGTGAATGATAACCCTGCAGAGATTCGACTAAGTCAGCTG gAATTTAGTTCACAGGACAGCTTTATTTCCTGGGGATACAAGGCTGTGAACTAA